A stretch of DNA from Methanolinea mesophila:
AGGGTGGACGCCTTGCCGTCAGCACCTCGCAGCCGCTGAACCTCATCCTCGCCGGGACACCCCCGAAGGTTGCCACCATCGCGGTCCCCGGGCCGGGTCTCACTTTCCCCCGGGGCGTCTCCGGGGCGGTGAATCACCGCGGGGAAGTGGTGGAACCGCTGGACAGTGAAGAGGTACGTGAGGCAATCCGGTCCGAGCAGGGGGACGTGCTTGCCGTGGCAGCGAAATTTTCCGTGCGGAATCCCGCGCTGGAACTTGAGATCCTCGATATCGCCCTTCAGACGTATCCGGACGAGAGAATTGCGCTCTCCTGCCCCCTTGGAATGCTCAACTTTCCTGCCAGAGTGGCGACGACGAAGCTGAACGCACAGATTAAAGAGACCGTTTCTGCGATTGCGTCCCTGGTCGGCGGGGTGCATCCCGGGTTCTTGTTCTTCAAGGGTGACGGGGGTCTGGCGACGCCCGCAACGGTCCGGGAGAACCCGGCACTCCTTTACCAGTCCAGCAATGCGGCCGTCGCCCTCGGAGCGTACTACCTTACCGGGGTAAAGGACTGCGTGGTCGTCGACATCGGGGGGACCACGACGGACCTCGTGGTGGTCAGGGATGGAAAACCGGTGATGAAACCCCTCGTGTTCGGGGGAGTCACCACGCTCGCACAGGTTGCAGAAGGCCTTTCCATTCCGTACGGCGGGGATTCGCAGGTGCGCGGAGGAGTTCCGGGAAAAAGAGCGGGCAATGCCCGTGCATTCGGGGGGGAGCATCCCACGCTTACCGATGCCCTCAATGTCATGGGTGCCGGGATAGGAAATTCGGCCAGATCCGCCGTATGCACGCAAAAAGATGCGGAAACCGCCCTGGATTGGTACGCCCGGGCGGTAATCCCGGCAGTCAGGGAATTCGGATGCCGCACGCTCGTCGGCACCGGGTACCTCGCACCCTGGCTTCTCCCCCGTATCGCCGGGGAAACAGGCTGCCGGGCGATTATCCCGGAGCATGGTGCCTGCGCCAATGCGGTCGGCGTCGCGGTATCCCGGTTCAGTCTTACCCTGTCCTTCAGGCTCGACACCGGGAAGAAGACTCTGACCGTGAACGGGGAGCCTTCAGCCTTCCCCGGGATCAGGGACGATGACCGTATGGTCGCGTTCTGCCGACAGGAGGCGAGGGATCGGGCGCTTAAGGAGGGCGCGGACCCCCGCGATGTGCGCGTGGTGGACGTGCTCGGTTTCGCCTCCTACAATGTAGTGCGGGGGAGCTACCGGACAGAATATATCGCGGACTGTGTGGTGCAGGTCGAACCCGGCATCACCGCGGAGGCCCGATGACCACCGGTATCGTATACGACCGGGCATACCTGCTCCACGAACAGAGCCCCACTCACCCCGAGCGGAGGGAGCGCCTGGCCTACACCCTCGACCAGCTCGAAGAGGAGGGGATATGGGACTTCCCGGGGATCGTCCGCCTGGTCCCGTATCCCGCCCCCGAAGAGGCCGTCCTTGCGGTCCATATTCCCGAGTACGTCGGATTCCTGAAAGAGGCAAGCAGGGGAGGGGGTTTCATCGACTTTGACACCAGTGTCCCGGCCGGGCTCTGGGACGCTGCGCTCCTCGCCGCCGGAGGGGCGATGCGAGCCGCAGACGCGGTGATCGACAAAGAAGCCGGAAATGCATTTGCCCTGGTCCGTCCGCCCGGGCACCACGCCCGCATGGGCACTGGCGCAGGGTTCTGCTACCTGAACAACATGGCCGTAATGGTCCGCCATCTCCAGCGGAGAGGAGTTCCGAAGGTGCTGATCCTCGACTGGGACGCGCATCACGGCGATGGGACCCAGCAAATATTCTATGCCGATCCCACGGTCCTGTTCTGCTCCATTCATCAGTCTCCGTTCTACCCGGGATCGGGAATGATCGACGAGACCGGGGCAGGGGCCGGCGTGGGGTACACGGTTAACATGCCGGTCCCGGCCGGGACCGGAGACGATTCCTACGCCTGCCTGTTCAGGGAGATCATTGCTCCCCTGGCAAGGGAGTTCTCCCCGGACTTCATCGCGGTCTCGGCAGGGCAGGACAACCACTTCACCGACCCTCTCACCGGTCTCGCGCTCACTGCACGGGGATACGCGGACCTGATGGCCTCTACCACGGACCTCGCCTCGGAACTCTGCGAAGGCAGGCTTGTCGCGGTACTCGAAGGCGGCTATAGTGTCGAGGGCGGCCTTCCATACACGAACCTGGGGATAATCGCGGCGATGGCGGGTCTCGATCTCTCGGGTATAAGGGAACCGTCATCGCTCCGTGGGCTGCTCGCAAGGGCGGAAGATCCCTCGGCACGGTACAGGGTCGAAGAGATGGCCGGGGCCCTTAGAGCCCGGCTTGCACCGTTCTGGCAGGCCTTCCGGTGAAGCGTCATCCCGGTCTCTCCACCAATCGCGTCCGGGCGATGCATATGCCTGATGTCAGCGATCTTCGGTCACGAACTTATATGTAAACGGGTCCGCCATAAGGATAAGAGAAGAATGGAGAAGCGCACCGTCAGGATCGGGCTTATTCAGACTGCCGTCTCGGAGGACACGGCCTGGAACCTGAATCGAACCCGGGACATGGTGATCAGGGCCGCGAAAGGAGGGGCATCCCTGATCTGCCTGCAGGAACTGTTCAGGACCCCGTATTTTCCCCGGTTCGAACATACGGATGCCTCGGCATATGCAGAGTCAATTCCCGGGGAGACTACAGGCCTCTTCGCCGGGCTGGCACGCGACCTGGGGGTGCACGTGGTTGTACCGATCTATGAGCGGAGCGGTTCGGGAAGTTACCATAATACCGCCGTTATGATCGATGATCATGGCGAACTCCTCCCCCCTTACCGGAAGGTCCACGTCCCGTTCGACCCCTGTTTTTACGAGAAGAATTATTTCCGGGCGGGGCACGAATACCGGGTCTATCCTACTCCGATCGGGAAGATTGGCGTCCTGATATGCTATGATCAGTGGTTCCCCGAAGCCGCCCGGATGCTCGCCCTCATGGGTGCGGAGCTGATACTCTATCCTACCGCCATCGGCCGGATACGCGGGATGGAAGACCCGGAAGAGGGAGACTGGCGGACCGCCTGGGAGACGGTGCAGCGGGGGCACGCCATCGCCAACGGGGTGCATGTCGCGGCGGTGAACCGGACCGGGACCGAGGGGGAAATTGACTTTTTCGGGGGTTCGTTCGTCTGCGACGCGTTCGGGAACGTGATCGCCCGGGCTCCGGAAGACCGGGAAGAGGTGCTGCTCTGTGATATCGACCTCTCCATGAACACCAGGGTGCGTGAAGGCTGGGGATTTTTACGGAACCGCAGGCCCGAGACCTACAGACTGCTCGGCATTTCCCTCGGAGACCAGGTGGTATCCTGCCCGGCCTGCGAAATTCTCCCCCATGAATCGACCGGAGCCATGAGGATGCCCGCTGAATGGGAAAAACACGACGCGGTGTGGCTTGCCTGGCCCTACGACCAGACCACCTTCCCCCATCTCACCGAGGTTGAGACAACCTACGGTGAGATCATCGGTGCACTTCAGGATCACGAACGGATCAACCTTCTGGTCCTCAATCCCGGGATGGAGGAACTGGCGAGGAAGGTCGTTGCATCCTGTGGAGGGGACCCGGACAGGGTTACCTACCACCGCACGAGATATGCCGATGTCTGGTTCAGGGATTACGGCCCCCTTTTCGTGATGAATACGACTTCCCGGACGCTGGAAATGGTGCACTGGACCTTCAACGCATGGGGTGAGAAATATCCCGACCTCATGGAAGACACCAACGTGCCGGAATACCTCGAAAAAGTGCTCGGGATCCCCCGATACTCCCCTGGAATCGTGCTGGAAGGAGGATCGGTCGACCTGAACGGGGCCGGCACGCTCCTTACCACCGAGCAGTGCCTCCTGAACCGGAACCGGAATCCGGAGCTTTCCCGGTCCGAGATCGAGGAATACCTGCTCCGGTATCTTGGAGCACGCCATGTAATATGGCTGAAGCGGGGCATCGCCGGTGACGATACCGACGGGCACGTCGACGATATTGCCCGTTTCGTGGACGAACGAACGGTGGTCTGCGCTCTCGAGGAGAACCCCGGAGATCCCAACTTCGAACCGCTCATGGAAAATTATCGTATACTGAAGGAATCCACTGACCAGGATGGTAACCCCCTCCAGGTGATACCATTGCCAATGCCCGGTGCGGTGACGGAAGAGGGGATGCGCTATCCCGCGAGCTACCTCAATTTCTATATCGGGAACTCGGTCGTCCTCGTCCCGGTCTTCGGCGACCCGCACGACGGACTTGCCCTGATGGTACTCGAGGAACTCTTCCCGGGGAGAAAAGTGTTGGGGATACCCTCCCGCCGTCTTGTCGAGGGGTTGGGCGCGATTCATTGCATCACCCAGCAGCAACCCGCCTTGTAGACTAGGAATCGCCCCGGTTATTCTCTATTAACCCCGGTTCTCTTTCAGGGCGACCTTCCCCTCCAGGAGACCCGAATGAATATGTTCGTAACACCAGATCGGGAATGTAGTGGACCCGGGCAGGATATCGTCGAGAGCGTCACCGTGGGCATGCCGTAGGGATCCCGTTCATCCGAAGATTTCAGACCGGAACGGGTGCCGTCCGGCCGGCACGGGGGTCGGGAAAGAACAGGGAAAACGGAATTCAAAAGGGAGAGAGATGGAACATCGCAAAGAGCCAGGCATGGCCCGTCCCTCTCATGACCGCGGAGAACCGGGCGGTCTGCTCCGAGGTTCCTTCGTCACCGCCATACCGCGAACGGCAGGTCGCGGTGACCCACACGATCGTCCCTTCCGCACCAATCACGATGTCTTCAAAGGATATTCTCACATCGTCGTAACGATCGAGGATCCCGCGAAGGTGGGAGGAGAAGTGCTCCCGGCCATCCACTCTCTCTCCTTCGCGGAAGAATCCGAAAAATTCCGGATGGACGAGCGAACTCGCCTCCTCGACCTCTTTCCTTGAGCAGTGCAGGGCAAAACGGTCTATCACGTCAAGCACCTGGAGCCTCGTCTGCTGACTGACCATCATCCGTTATGAAGTGGTTCCCCCGGTCATTTACGTTTTCTCCTGGTGGGGTCTCCTCCAGTGAGTATGCCGTACCCTACGAAGGATGTGAACCCCCCCGCGGAGCAATGGGTTTCCGGAATGGACATAATATCGTCTGATTTCGAGCTGATCCCACCTCAATCCGGCGAAATAATCAGGGAGACCGGACGCGAGGGACAGACTCGTATGATCCTGCATCATCGTGATCGTGAATTCGTTCCGGTCGATTCCGGAGTGGCGGTGATACCTTCCCATTCGCACGCCTGACGCGTCATCGCGCAACCTGAACGCGGGATGAACACTGCGACAGTCGATATGCCACGAGGGGAAACCGGACGAAATTCAGGAATGAATTACGTGGAGCCCACCCGACCACAAAAAGTCAATAAAATGTTGTGTGAAGATATGGGGGTTTGACCGGGATGATGTTCCTGGTCACATCTTCACTGCTGTTGTTGGGGGGGTAGTACCTGATTCTGATATTGGGCCGGATCGAGAGATCTCGGCACTAGATGCTATAAAATCAATAAATATTAACATTTCGAATTTAATTCCCCGGTGAAAGTGGCAAGTTATTTGACAATGCATCGACCAACAAGCAGTACTGAACCGCTCCTTCTTCACCGGGGAGAGGGGGCGGCAGGAAGAGGAACGGGCCGTCCGCGTGACCGTGACGGATCCGGAGGGCATCATGGATCCTGAAGAGATGAACGAGTATATAGAAAAACTTGAGAAAAGGATCGAGACCATCTCGAATCAGAACGCCAGCCTGTCCCTAACACTGAACAAACTGATGATGGAGAACCTGAAATTGAAGGCCGACCTGAAAAATCTCGAGGAGAAACTGATGCTTCTCGAGCGCCCCCAGGCGGAGAAAAATTTTAGAATTGAATAGCTGGAATTTCGTCCTCCCGGCCTCTTCCCGGTCACCCGGAAGTCCCAGAACTCCAGGATGGTCATGGTCCTGTGATACAGATGCCGAATACAGTGTTCCGGATAATCCTCCACCTCGACATGGACAGTTTCTACGCCTCGGTCGAGATCCGTGAGCACCCCGACCTTGCGGGAAAACCTGTGGTTGTGGGAGCGGATCCCCTGGGTGGCCACGGAAGGGGTGTGGTAAGTACGGCATCCTACGAGGCAAGGAAGTTTGGTATCCACTCGGCGATGCCCATCTCGAAAGCGTACCGCCTCTGCCCCGACGCAATCTTCATCACCCCCCATTTTTCCCTCTATGAAAGGACATCCGCCCGGATTATGGAGATACTCTCCCGGTACAGCGATAAGCTCGAGCAGGTGAGCATCGATGAGGCCTATCTCGATCTCACACCGGCGGGGACATTCGAGACCGCGAAGGAGATCGCGACCCGGATAAAGCGCGCGATACGGGAAGAGGAACGGCTCACCTGCTCGATCGGGATCGGTCACTCGAAAGTAGTAGCCAAGATTGCATCCGATTACAAAAAACCTGACGGACTTACCGTAGTCCGGCCGGAAGAAACGGAGGGATTCCTGTTTCCGCTCCCGGTGGAGAAGATCCCGGGTGTAGGGAAAAAGACCGCCCGCGAGCTGCACGAGATGGGGATCGTGCTCATCGGCGACCTTGCCCATGCTGACATCCAGAGGCTCCAGTCGCGGTTCGGGAGATGGGCGCTCGCGATGCAGCGGCTCGCGTTCGGGGAAGACGAACGAGAGGTCGAACAGCGTGATTCTGCCAGGTCTATCAGTCGTGAAACCACGTTTACGGAGGATACCGGTGATATCGACCTTATCCTGGGCGTTCTCGACGACCTGATGAAGGATGTGCACCATACCATGCGGGACGAAGGCTACATGGCACGCACCGTGACGGTGAAGGTGCGGTACGAGGATTTCCAGACCCGGCAGAGGGCACGGTCACTGGTTCATCCCGCAACAGATCTCCGGCAACTGAACGAGATTGCCCGTACCGCGCTCCTGGAATCGCTGGGGAGTAAGAAGGTCAGGCTTATCGGGGTAAAACTTTCAGGGCTCCGTACCAGGGAGAAAAATCAAAAAACCATCGGCGATTTCGGCTGACCCCCGGCGCAATCGCTGTCCCCCGGCACGTCATCCGGATACTATTTTATAATTGAATTATATCAGGTAAGCTATATCCGCGCTGCAGGCAGCATCCTTCCAAATCCTTTGCAGCCGGCAGAAATTTTTGAGGAATACGATGGAAAAGGACCAGCTCCGGACCCGGCAATCGCGGGAGATATCTCCCGGCGACCACATCTGCGTGCTTCTCCGCGACGATGAAGAGAGCCGCACCCTGCTTCCACGACTATTCGGGGATATCTTCCGCAAGGGATGGAAGGTAATGTACCTTGCCCGTTCCAGCACCCCGGAGAGGATCGGCCGCCTCTGGCAGGACGGCACCGGCAACGGCATGTCCTCATCCAGGGCCCTCGAGATCCTGTGCTCGTCCGAACCGGCATTTCATCAGGCCTTTTCGGACAGCGCCCATGCCCGGGATTTCATGAAAACGGTGATTTCAAAAGCGGGCGAAGAAAAATTTCCGGGCCTTTGCCTGATTCGGGAAGTCCCGCCTATCCCGCATCGACCCCGTTCGAGCCAGCGGGTCACCGGGGATATGGCAGGGATTGAAACACTCCTGGATGAACAACAGATCACGCTTGTCTGCCTCTATGAAATGGGCCTTTTCCCCTCCGAAGTCCTCCAGGACGTGCTGCGCACCCACCCAAAGGCGATCATCGAGGGGGAACTTCACGACAATATCTTTTACATACCTTCATCGGATGCCCGTCGCTATTCTCTCTCTTCCCTCGAGCTCGGCCACTGGATCGGGACATTGATGAACCTCACGCATATCCGGGCGGAACTCGAGGAGAGCGAAGAGCGTTTCCACGACCTGCTCGAGAATGCGAGCGACCTGATCCAGAGCGTGTCCCCCGAGGGAAAATTCCTCTTCACCAACCGTGCCTGGAGAGAACGGCTGGGATACGACGAATCCGAGATTGCAGGCCTGACGCTGTTCGACATCCTCGACCCGACCTGTGTGGATAAATGCCGGATCCTTTTTTCCGAAGTGATGGAGGGGCATGAACTGGGTCATGTCGATGCTGTGTTCCGGACCCGTAACGGAGAGAAGGTATTCGTGGAGGGAAACGTCAACGCCAGGATTCACCAGGGAAAACCAGTCTATACCCGCGGTATATTCAGGGAGGTCCGCGAGCCCCCGACCTGAATCTGAGCGGAGGACGACGGCCCCTGGTTATGGAGCGGGCGATCGTCAGCGTCTCCGGATATGATCCTCATGGTCGACGGGGAAGGACGTGTCTTATTATGCGAACAGGGACGGTGGGGACACTCCGGCCCCTGAGGGAAAGCCGGCAGAATAACCGCACCAATCGATACCTCGAACCGGGAGAGCGCCGCTCCGCCCTGGGATGGTTCAGGAGATACACGGCTTCAGGGAACACACCTCCCCGCGCCGTATCACACCACGTTACGGATCGGGCCGGGTCATGGAAACGGAAGCGTTCGGGATTACTGACACTCCGGGACCTTCCACCTGATCCATATGAAACCCGCCGGCGGATCCCAGGTGGACTGTTGAGAAAACAAACATTTATATGAATTTGGTAGGAACATTCCTTCCATTACATGGAACCCTCCCTGACGCTTGTACCGGAATCGGGATCGGACGGGCTGGGTCTGCTCCTTGCGGATCTCCTCGAAGACGGGATCGTACTGGAACAGAACGGGACGGTGATCTACATAAACAGGTGCATGGAGGATCTCTTCGGGTGCACCTCGTCCCGTGTTTCCGGGATGCCGTATACTGATTTTATCCGGACATGCATCGCACCCTGCCTCGACGGGGGTGAAAAGGCAAGCATTTCTCTTTTTTCAACGCATGTACGCTCCACTCCGGGAGAACACGTGGAACTTCGCGGGACCTCCCGTGAAGGTACGCCGTTCTGGCTGGAGTACTCATCGCGAAGGATCAAGCAGGGATGCAACGGTCTCTACAGACTGGAGACCTACCGGAGAATAACCCGGTGGAAAAAGGCACAGGAGAGGCTTTCCAGGAGCGAAGAAAAGTACCGGTTGTTGTTCCAGCAGGCGAACGATGCGATCCTCGTCTTCGAGATAGGGCCCCTGATGCTCCCGGGACGGTTCCTCGAGGTGAACGATGCCGCGTGCCGGAGACTGGGGTATACCAGGGAGGAACTCTCGGCCCATTCACCCATGGACATCGTCCCCCCGGAAAGGGTTGGCACGATCGGTCTTTTAATGAAACGCCTGTTTATCAAAGGGCAGATAATGTTCGATATGGAGCATGTGGCCAGGGACGGGACGAGGATTCCCGTGGAGGTCAATGCCCACGCAATCATGATAGGCGACCGGAAAGTGGTGATCTCCATCTCCCGTGATGTCTCCGAGAGGAGGGCTCTCGAGGATCTCCGGCTGAAGGCCTCGGAGCAGCTTGAAGAGAACATCCTCCAGTTCGCCACCCTGGGAGACAGGATACGAAACAACCTGGGAGTCATCGTAGGAATCGCCGGGTTGCTCGAGTCTGAGGAGGGAAGGCGCATCCTCGAACAGGCGGAACGGATCGACCGGACCGTCGATCAGCTCGATCGGGGGTCCCTGGAGTCGGACCTGGTAAGGCAATACCTGAAGAAATATCACCGTAACTGAGTTTTTGAGCCATACCGAAGCGTTTATGACCCCCCCTTGAGAAGAACATCTTC
This window harbors:
- a CDS encoding MEDS domain-containing protein, which encodes MEKDQLRTRQSREISPGDHICVLLRDDEESRTLLPRLFGDIFRKGWKVMYLARSSTPERIGRLWQDGTGNGMSSSRALEILCSSEPAFHQAFSDSAHARDFMKTVISKAGEEKFPGLCLIREVPPIPHRPRSSQRVTGDMAGIETLLDEQQITLVCLYEMGLFPSEVLQDVLRTHPKAIIEGELHDNIFYIPSSDARRYSLSSLELGHWIGTLMNLTHIRAELEESEERFHDLLENASDLIQSVSPEGKFLFTNRAWRERLGYDESEIAGLTLFDILDPTCVDKCRILFSEVMEGHELGHVDAVFRTRNGEKVFVEGNVNARIHQGKPVYTRGIFREVREPPT
- a CDS encoding PAS domain-containing protein, with translation MEPSLTLVPESGSDGLGLLLADLLEDGIVLEQNGTVIYINRCMEDLFGCTSSRVSGMPYTDFIRTCIAPCLDGGEKASISLFSTHVRSTPGEHVELRGTSREGTPFWLEYSSRRIKQGCNGLYRLETYRRITRWKKAQERLSRSEEKYRLLFQQANDAILVFEIGPLMLPGRFLEVNDAACRRLGYTREELSAHSPMDIVPPERVGTIGLLMKRLFIKGQIMFDMEHVARDGTRIPVEVNAHAIMIGDRKVVISISRDVSERRALEDLRLKASEQLEENILQFATLGDRIRNNLGVIVGIAGLLESEEGRRILEQAERIDRTVDQLDRGSLESDLVRQYLKKYHRN
- a CDS encoding YybH family protein yields the protein MMVSQQTRLQVLDVIDRFALHCSRKEVEEASSLVHPEFFGFFREGERVDGREHFSSHLRGILDRYDDVRISFEDIVIGAEGTIVWVTATCRSRYGGDEGTSEQTARFSAVMRGTGHAWLFAMFHLSPF
- a CDS encoding agmatine deiminase family protein; this translates as MEKRTVRIGLIQTAVSEDTAWNLNRTRDMVIRAAKGGASLICLQELFRTPYFPRFEHTDASAYAESIPGETTGLFAGLARDLGVHVVVPIYERSGSGSYHNTAVMIDDHGELLPPYRKVHVPFDPCFYEKNYFRAGHEYRVYPTPIGKIGVLICYDQWFPEAARMLALMGAELILYPTAIGRIRGMEDPEEGDWRTAWETVQRGHAIANGVHVAAVNRTGTEGEIDFFGGSFVCDAFGNVIARAPEDREEVLLCDIDLSMNTRVREGWGFLRNRRPETYRLLGISLGDQVVSCPACEILPHESTGAMRMPAEWEKHDAVWLAWPYDQTTFPHLTEVETTYGEIIGALQDHERINLLVLNPGMEELARKVVASCGGDPDRVTYHRTRYADVWFRDYGPLFVMNTTSRTLEMVHWTFNAWGEKYPDLMEDTNVPEYLEKVLGIPRYSPGIVLEGGSVDLNGAGTLLTTEQCLLNRNRNPELSRSEIEEYLLRYLGARHVIWLKRGIAGDDTDGHVDDIARFVDERTVVCALEENPGDPNFEPLMENYRILKESTDQDGNPLQVIPLPMPGAVTEEGMRYPASYLNFYIGNSVVLVPVFGDPHDGLALMVLEELFPGRKVLGIPSRRLVEGLGAIHCITQQQPAL
- a CDS encoding hydantoinase/oxoprolinase family protein, yielding MLTGVDIGGTNTDVVTIDGTVRSQKVPNHLGLDALKGAMKKGGRLAVSTSQPLNLILAGTPPKVATIAVPGPGLTFPRGVSGAVNHRGEVVEPLDSEEVREAIRSEQGDVLAVAAKFSVRNPALELEILDIALQTYPDERIALSCPLGMLNFPARVATTKLNAQIKETVSAIASLVGGVHPGFLFFKGDGGLATPATVRENPALLYQSSNAAVALGAYYLTGVKDCVVVDIGGTTTDLVVVRDGKPVMKPLVFGGVTTLAQVAEGLSIPYGGDSQVRGGVPGKRAGNARAFGGEHPTLTDALNVMGAGIGNSARSAVCTQKDAETALDWYARAVIPAVREFGCRTLVGTGYLAPWLLPRIAGETGCRAIIPEHGACANAVGVAVSRFSLTLSFRLDTGKKTLTVNGEPSAFPGIRDDDRMVAFCRQEARDRALKEGADPRDVRVVDVLGFASYNVVRGSYRTEYIADCVVQVEPGITAEAR
- the dinB gene encoding DNA polymerase IV, with the translated sequence MPNTVFRIILHLDMDSFYASVEIREHPDLAGKPVVVGADPLGGHGRGVVSTASYEARKFGIHSAMPISKAYRLCPDAIFITPHFSLYERTSARIMEILSRYSDKLEQVSIDEAYLDLTPAGTFETAKEIATRIKRAIREEERLTCSIGIGHSKVVAKIASDYKKPDGLTVVRPEETEGFLFPLPVEKIPGVGKKTARELHEMGIVLIGDLAHADIQRLQSRFGRWALAMQRLAFGEDEREVEQRDSARSISRETTFTEDTGDIDLILGVLDDLMKDVHHTMRDEGYMARTVTVKVRYEDFQTRQRARSLVHPATDLRQLNEIARTALLESLGSKKVRLIGVKLSGLRTREKNQKTIGDFG
- a CDS encoding histone deacetylase family protein → MTTGIVYDRAYLLHEQSPTHPERRERLAYTLDQLEEEGIWDFPGIVRLVPYPAPEEAVLAVHIPEYVGFLKEASRGGGFIDFDTSVPAGLWDAALLAAGGAMRAADAVIDKEAGNAFALVRPPGHHARMGTGAGFCYLNNMAVMVRHLQRRGVPKVLILDWDAHHGDGTQQIFYADPTVLFCSIHQSPFYPGSGMIDETGAGAGVGYTVNMPVPAGTGDDSYACLFREIIAPLAREFSPDFIAVSAGQDNHFTDPLTGLALTARGYADLMASTTDLASELCEGRLVAVLEGGYSVEGGLPYTNLGIIAAMAGLDLSGIREPSSLRGLLARAEDPSARYRVEEMAGALRARLAPFWQAFR